From the Musa acuminata AAA Group cultivar baxijiao chromosome BXJ3-1, Cavendish_Baxijiao_AAA, whole genome shotgun sequence genome, the window GAGTATATCCAAAATGATAGCACTAACAGTGAATAATGTAGTTCATCTAAGAACATCAAAACAGATCCAAATCATTTAAAAAATGAACAGAAACTAAAATTTCTTAACCACAGATACTATGTGAAACAACAAAATTCATCCTTTACACCTTATGTGGCATACACTACTTTCTAAGAGGAAAATCAGTCTGTAACTGTTGATCAACTACTACATATAACCTGAATTCAATCTGCCGTACAAACTCTATAGTgagtataaaaaaatatcaacaaaACACTAATGATCTTTGGTATAAACTTCAGATACACCAATCAACAAAAGGCTAATAGTTATGGTCTAATAACTGAGAATAACTTACTATCTAAATTATATATTAACAAGTTTTTATCAAATTACAACAGACACCAATTCACGAAAATCAGTAGAATAACCTCTCAAAATAAAACATCTAGAAAACTCTTAGAACATTCAAATTAAGAGGAAAAAAGCTAGTTGAGTGCCTACCTGCACTGTAGCAGCTGTCACTGTGTCAAGTATGGTGTTTGTGGTGTAGCTGTTTGACTGAAGCCTTATGCGCCTTGGATCGATGTCAACAAAGCTCTTGGACCAAAAGGCAAATGTAGATGAATCCAATACCTAGATTAAACATACATGACATTTTCCAGATATGTTAAGAAACATATTATGATTTATTGGAAGCAAATTAAATCCTGAGTACCTAGCGCAATCTGAAAACTTACTTCCCATCTTGTCACAGTCTCAAGAGGGTAGATTCTCAATGTCCTATTAGTGCTTGGGTCAAGCATGCGAATCCCATCCAATCCAATCTGTGACAAAAAAATATGCAACAACATGGAGGTTAACACAAGTATCTGAATACACATTTGACACAACATGATACCCAAATTTtagattaattttcagtcatgtcTTTGACCAGATCACACCCTAAACTAGTCCTTAAATGTCCTCCAAACATAATAATGTAATGCAATTAAAATACTAGAAACAACAATAAGTAGTGTCAATCCATGACCCATGCCAGTTGCATTCAGACCTAGGTAAACTGACTCTAACATCTAGACCCATGGTTAGTGCCTCAGTGGTCTCTTTTAAGAATGAATAGGTTCCAGATCTCTCTTTCTCCACTCATGGTTTTGCTAGGTCAGCAAATGACCTAAATCTTGAGTTGATGTAAAGATGCTATTAGGACAAAAGGTGGGTCTCAGTCCAATTCGTGCAAGCAATATGAATTGCATACAAGAACACAACAAAATTGGATGCTATAGcaaaattgaaaattttaattggGAGAAAATATTACAGAGAAACAGAATAAATAAAAACGGAGAAGAAGATAAGATGTTCAACCCAAAGACAAAGTGCGTTCACGTTGCTTACTTTAATAGCTAAAATTCCGGTAGAAACCAGTTCCACATATTTTTAAACAGGCTCGACAAAGTACTAAAAAAACCCAATATGGATTCTTAAACTAAAGGAAATCACCTTAGTTAGAGGCCTAATACAAGAATTAGCTGCATATTTACCATATCAAGCTTAATTGACCACTAAGAACTCCATCTAGGAACCATTTCATTGAGGAAAGTCAGGAGAGCAAATGATAAACTAAAATAATCGTTTGGCTATCTTTGACTTTGACATCTTCTAAATAATCAATTTATAGAAGTACTGAGATAAATGTGTTAAAGAAACTGATCAACCACTAGCTTTTGGAAGAAAAATGTAGTGGTCCCAACAAAAAATCAATATGCACCTCCCAAATATCCCATATGAAATTTAGAAGTCCTAATATGTTTTATTGTATGTAATGAAGAAAATAAAAGTTGCACCTTCTCAAAGAAATGAAACATAAGAAATTGATCAAATCATCTCTTTTGGAGATCACCAAGGTATCAAAAATGCATAAGAGGAATAATAGCAAAATAAAACCACTTTTAGGTGCTTGAACAGAGGGGCAATCGACTAAAAATATCTTCCCAAGAAAGGTCAGAGAGTGGTGAAACATTCAAGTCAGAATTGTCTATCATgaaaatcagcatgttgtctgaaTGTATAACAAGGCAATAATTGCTGAACATCAACTCTTTAAAAAGATTGGACAAAGGGAaaatgtgaaaagaaaaaaaagaatcattTGGATGCATATGTCAAGAGAGATCAATCTGTATGCATCACGAAAAGGGTTCTATATTAATTCATACAAAGACGTAAGAAAAAAATCATGTGTCAGTATATTGCAAGCATTATGGATTGGTCATCTGATCCATTTTCTTTTTTCATCCATTTCAACCCCACTGATAATGATGAATAGAAAGGCAACTTGTTAAAACCATAATTTGGTCTTGTTAATCCCACAATTTGAACTTGTTCATATTTTATGATGATGCAAAACTGTCATTATAGGCAATGTATGGTAGATGATACACTTGCATTCTACATGCTTTGGCAATCAATGTCATTTGGGTGCAAACTGGGGGATCTTAATCTTTGCTTATAATTAAGCACATCTATCTAGTCCAACCTGCTTTAACAAATCaaccaaattgatttttcttCAATATTCAACCAAAAATCATCAGGTACTTACTTTTCACTGTAGCATGACCAAGTTGCACATTTGCAAGATTCCAAAATCACTTTAAGACCTTCCACGTGTtattaaaatcaaaatgtaaatcatGGGGAGAAATGAATTTTAAGATcagtttgttgatgataaaggagcTTGAGGTCATttccaaaaaaaatcaaaatcctaACTGGAAGATCATACTTCGAACAAAATAGTAGGACCAATTCTTCCCAACATCTAGCCATGTATTAGTAATCATCTATTTATTTTGTTGAACCTAACCTAAACAGGATCAATAATCCACAAACAGTAGACTCACTGCTTGAATACCTAAAAAAACATGGTTGAATACCTAATATGCATAATAAATTACATCAACAACAACTGAAAAAAGACTGCAGATTTGAAAATTAtaaagaacaattgacatgttTATTGATGGAATTTttctaattcatcataaagctaaGCATTGCTCCTGAAGATGTAAATTGACGAGGTACTAAACAGTAAAAATGTCATTTCTTGATACCAAACCTGGCAAAGTACGTCCATAGTGTTCTGCTCTCCCCCTTCAAGCAACAGCTTCACCCTGAACTTCTGCCCATTATTCACATCCGGCTGCATGTCCTCCTTTGGCACTGCTCTGACGATTTTCCCAACGCTTCCTCCTTGGTTATTCCCAACCGAAGGGAAGCTTACTGACCTCCCGTAATCATCAAAGAGGGTCGGCGACCTAGTGGGTACCGTCCCACGAGAACCATATGGTTCCGATCTCCCCCCATCATACTGGTACACGCCATCGCCAAGCCCATCATCCTGCGGACCAAACTCATCGTAGTGCATCCCAGCATAAAGATTTTTCTCATGGAACTCCTGACCGAAACCGGATCGGCTGTGCCCGTACCCATCGTTCATACTCGCACCATACCTCCCAGAATTGTCATTGAAGGACTGTGCCTCTTGTTCAGGCATCATGGCAGAGCTCTGTTGAGAAACGTTATAAGAAGTGTAAGGAGAGGACAAGGAGGAGCTTGGGTTGGGGGAAGACGTGGGCACGGAGATTGGGTTCATAGGTGAGGCATGACTCCCGGTGGCCAGCTGATTGGGATCGTAGGGATAATATGGAACTGAAGAGGGCTGCTGATGAGGATACAGCGATGCCGTTGGCGATGGCGATGTCTCCGGCGGGTAGGACGACGAATTGTAAGGTGGAAATGAGGGAAATTGGGGAGGTAACTGGGATTGGGGTTGACCGTAGGACGGCACCGAAGGGGGTAGACAGGAAGCGGGCTCCGGATTCTGGGAAAAGGGGGCGTAGGAGGATGGGGCGGGGCCGGGGGCAGCGGCGAGCGGGAAATCGGTGGAGTACGGCGGCGCCGAGGCGTACAATTGCTGGATCGGGGTGGACGGAGGTAATTCGGCGGGGACAGAACTGGGATTGGTGGGGGGAGGCGGGGACTGGGGGGCGTAGTACGAGCTGTAATCGCTGCCGTGCTGCATCGCCGCCGGCCGGTGCTCTGCCGATCAAAGCGATCACAGGCGATCGAAGAGGAGATTGAAACGGCGGCGTTGGATCGATCGGAGTGGTGGAAGAAACCAACGATGTAAGAGAAGAAGTCTGTTTTCGATCGCGTTGTGGCGTTTGGTTTTGAACGCGGggggagaaggcagctacgttagAGAGTCGGTGCTCCTGAGGAGCAGAGTTAGGTAAGCTGAACCGTGGATCGATCCATGTTCGATCAGGACGCTCGTGTATAGAATGGACCACTCTTGGTTTGATCGAACCATATCTGCTGTCCGATTGGGCTTCAATTAAATGCCTTGATGAGCTAAAATTAATAAGTTGGGCTTCATAAGATCACACAATGCAACAAGCAAAAAAGCATATGAATACAACAACAGTTGTGATAATCCTCAAAAATAAGTGAATTTGTGTATTTATCcttttgaatttaaatttaaatttagcatatatatatatccatcccCCCATAATCAAAATACTTGCATATATGACGAGAACCACAACACTTGCAAGGGaaaaagatccaatcagcgtcgccTCAcagctcttcttctcttcttcccctcCTCGAAGAAAGAGAAATATAGTAATCTCCACCACCTACCGTGGCCTGCTTCGTGGAGGAGAATTCAGGTCGTCGTGTTCGCTCGACTGCGCTTCCAAGTGACGAAACCTTGGCTTCCTTCTTCCTTGCGATCCTTTGCCATGCCACTTTGGACTCCTCAGCCTTCTTTAGCCTCTCATTCAGTTCTCGGTATTTCATGCTTGTCATGGCGAGCATAGAGAAAACTCCTCAGCCTTGCAAGTGATTTCATGTGTCGCTCTCTCTGTGCATACAAGTGATTTATATGccaacaaataaaaatgattgtCACCGGCCAATACGAACCATAGAGGAAACACTGATCCATTTCTTCTTGATTCTTCTCCATCAGATCCACCAAGAGAGGTTGATTAAGAGGATGACATGAAGTTGGAACAGAGGCTGATATCATCAGACAAGGACATCAACAAAATTTGTTCTCATTGGATATGTTATTCGAGAGATCGATTCAAATGTTTGAAGCAGGCTTCGCCATAATCTATTTATTGTAAGGAATGCAACAGAACACTTTGAAATGCCATGATGAGCTCCAACGCAGTGCAAAGAAATAAAACTTAACAATAAGAGGAGAGTGAAGCAGAAAGGGACTCCTCACAAAGAAGATATGGTCGAATCCaacattcttcttcttctaggtTAAGAAAGGTAGCCAAGAAAGAGACGAAGATGGCACTCCATGTAATCTCACTATGATTGATTGTCTAAAGTAATCTCACCGTAGAAGTAAACCAGCAACCATGCCTAAATGGTAGTAACTGTACATATTGTATAGTTGCAAGAAAGCAAGACAATCACAATAAATTATCACTGTAGGGTAACATTAGGACTGACTTGCAAGTTAAAGTTACAAGCAAGTGAACATCAACTCAAGTTAGtaatgtaagaaattttaatgaagccaacttgtgtttctaaatcattataatagaaacataataaactaatgcggaaacaaaatagcgtacctccagccattgtcgccaagaatttctgcataggtttcttcttgaactttggttcttctcggctctaaactctcgctttagatggtgtaggaaaccctttagcttcaaagagatgattgagccaagggaccaaaatcctcatgtatatatagatgttctcccatcaagaacatttatcatcaccaacttataacgttcaagaattaattcaaatttgtaacgtttggaccataacgaagaacttaatgatattaaatatttaatttaataataacggtttcatgcataaagaataagaaactgaaatcatttaaaccataataaatgaagaaattcatgataatgaattatgaatcttaataagaacggttacgttattattaaatacgatatttaataataaccgttacattctcccacttggtccatacgtttatcttaataatttaaattaatctttctcgaacaactttcttaagaaataaatacatgaatcatagcgataagtcctctaagagcgagtattatcatccatgtatcacgatgtatttagtttcttaatcttaatgtggtaatattactttatgaataaaccttatgtttattcttggtccaacaaaaatatattttctcaaaataatgtgcacataaatgagaaaatttcacaatatataagagtttcaatatcattaaaaagtggaactaagtctcattttctttacatgatccttgaattttagaggtggcatgcctttagtcaaaggatcagcaatcatcaattcagtgctaatgtgctcaatgaccactttcttttcttttacacgttctcttatggctaaatacttaatgtcgatgtgtttacttcgacttccacttttattgtttttagccataaagacagcagctgaattgtcacagaaaattcttaatggcttagaaatagaatccatgattctaagtccagaaatgaaactcttaagccatacaccatgtgaagtagcctcaaagcaggagacaaactcagcttccatggtagaagtagcagtcaaggtctgcttagcgcttctccaagaaatagctccatcggtcataataaaaatatatcctgatgttgatttacgagaatcaacacaaccggtgaaatctgaatctgagtaaccaatcacatccagattgtctgtatgtctatacataagcatgtaatctttggttccttgtagatacctcatcactttctttgcagctctccagtggtccatacctggattactctgatatcgacctagcatccccacaataaatgcaatatcaggtctagtacagacttgagcatacataaggcttcctacgatagaagcatatgggatgttttttattgattccctttcaaaattgttctttgggcattggttcaaattgaacctatcacctttcacaatgggagcaacacttggtgaacaatccttcatccgaaatctttctaaaagtttatcaatataggtttcttatgatagacctaaaatgcctcgaggtctatctatatagatcttaatgccaatgacataagatgcttcacccatatccttcatgtcaaaatttttagaaagaaattgtttcacctcatgcagcaaatccttatcattggttgcaagcaaaatatcatctacgtataaaacaaggaaacatattttactcccactaaccttctggtatatgcattgatccatgagattttcaacaaatccgaatgaagaaatcacttcatgaaatttaaaataccattggcgggaggcttgttttaagccgtatatagacttcctaagcttgcaaaccaagtgctcaccaacactagaggagaaaccttcgggttgtttcatataaacctcttcctctagatctccattaagaaatgatgttttcacatccatttgttgcaactcaaggtcaaaatgagcaactaatgctaaaataatacgcagagaatctttcttagatacaggagaaaatgtctccgtataatcgattccctctttttgagtaaatccctttgtaacaagtcttgccttgtatctctcaatgttgcctaacgaatctttcttagttttaaagacccatttgcaaccaatggcctttgcttcattaggcaactctacaagatcccagactccattgctcatcatggaattcatctcttctttcatagcatcatgccacaaatttgactttttgcaactcatggcttgtgaaaatatttcaggatcatttttggctccaatattatagtcagattcttgtagatatacaacataatcaccagGAATTGctaatcttttatttctagtagatcttcttaatgttgtaccaatggttccttgaggaacttgtggttcaactagttgttcaggagcttgttgtaattcctgaactgcttgatctattagaatactatcaacaacttatggaatttcaatgattggttgttcagcactagtttgtacttgaggagtgctatgaactataaccaatctattatttgatgtggaaggttgagattctatatgatcatgtgcggaaactatgttcctgaaatgatcgctcccactaatcacatcatcctcaagaaatttagcgtttcttgattccacaatcctagttgtgtgagatggacaatagaacctgtaacctttggacttttcggcatatctaatgaaatacccactaacagtcctcgggtccaatttcttctcttgtggattatatatcctgacttcagacggacatcgccaaatgcgcatatgtcgcaaactcggtttccaacctttctatagttcaaatggtgtcttttggacagccttggttggaactcggtttaatatatacacagccgtttttaatgcttcagtccacaagaacttaggaagattggagttgctaagcatactccgcaccatgtccaataatgttcggtttcttctttctgcaacaccattctggtctggagaaccaggcatagtgtattgggcaataatcccatgttcttgaagaaacttagcaaaaggaccaggtgcttgtccattttcagtatatctaccataatattctccacccctatctgatctcacaattttaatttgcttaccacattggttctcaacttcagccttaaagactttgaaggcatccaatgcttcatttttgttatgaagcaaatatatatacatatatcgtgagtaatcatctataaaggagatgaaatatttctgaccatgtatgtccatgtctggacaacatatatcagtatgaattatttctaataagtctgaactcctattagcaccccttttggacttattggtatgttttcctttaatacagtccacacaagtcttaaaattagtaaaatcaagagtactaagtaccccatctttaactaatcttttaattctctctatggagatatgtcctactctccgatgccataatatagaggagtcctcattaatattacacctcttaatgccagcgtgaacatgcattgaaccttgagtattatcattttgtaataaaatatggtaaagaccgtcagacaaaataccattcccaacacaatcagatttatataataaacaaaatgatgtgtctttaaaattaaaggaatatccaaatggtacgagtctggaaacagaaattaagtttcgtgagaaacttggtacataaaaggttctttccaattttaaaacaaaaccactacttaaagttaaaatgcatgttccaattgcttccacatgtgagcccatcttatttcctgataagatgctttgctcacttcccactggcttccttaggttttgcataccctgcaaagagtttgcaatatggattgttgatccagagtcaatccaccaggtgttaatattaacattgaccatattagattcataacatacatatgaggttggtttacctttcttttcaagccattgttggaatttcgtacattccttcttcatgtgtccctttcttttacaaaagaaacaccttgcttctttcttgatatcagcttggggtggtattttaccttttccctgctgataagctttttgattagcttgatgtttgtcagttttgttctttcCTCGAGTGcttaccatcaatgcactctcacccaatttcattactagcctctcttcttcttgaacacacatggtcattaattcattaattgaccatttgtccttatgtgtattgtatgaaattttaaaagggctatattgaggtggaagggtgttcagaatatagtgcaccaagaaggattctgacatattaacctcaagtttcttaagttgagccgtaatatctcgtatttgcattatgtgctcacgcacaccctttatgttggtgagtctaagggatgaaaatttcattataagggtacttgctagtgccttatccgaagtgatgaattgttcatcgatagcctttagcaaatctcggacattttcatgctggtcaacagaaccacgtatgccagcagttatcttagttttgataaacatcacgctgagccgattggatcgctcccatcgctcatataatgcgatctcagttagagtgctggtatcagtgactataggtggttcgtcttttctaatagcataatcaatatccatccaccctaaatggaggagaaccctctccttccatatcttatagttatcaccactaagttcgggaatatcacatcgaatatcagagaaattaacagtttgagaaactgcataaaatcaaacatgcttatgtcaaaatttgaagcttaataaactaaaatacatgttttaccaatgtgaaacatgccaaaaatatgaatctcatgacataaaaattgcctgtgggctaaattcttaattcaaatagattcatatggtctttatgataaaactatcaaattatattccaattcataatcgctgtgggtaaattatgaaaataatctgatattttatcctgattaattatattaaatataataaaagatcctgtgggataacaattattatacgaaatataatcaatcacaatatgatgtctaattacttatgtgatccttattttaactttatatataattttaattaattaaggatgctgtggctaattcttaattaattaagattatatggatcattagacattttaaacataaaaaatttgctcataaatataattaatataactaaatatgcatacataatatgagcattttaccaactaaaatgttgaaaatgatatttccttatgattttcaacaaaatatatcaacaagtttccaagaagaaaccaaaatcaaatcattttcatggcataaaaataaaaactttttcatatcaaggcagaggtcattcggctctgataccaaatgtaagaaattttaatgaagccaacttgtgtttctaaatcattgtaatagaaacacaataaactaatgcggaaacgaaatagcgtacctccagccattgtcgtcaagaatttctgcataggtttcttcttgaactttggttcttctcggctctaaactctcgctttagatggtgtaggaaaccctttagcttcaaagagatgattgagccaatggaccaaaatcctcatgtatatatagatgttctcccatcaagaacatttatcatcaccaacttataacgttcaagaattaattcaaatttgtaacgtttggaccataatgaagaacttaatgatattaaatatttaatttaataataacaatttcatgcataaagaataagaaactgaaatcatttaaaccataataaatgaagaaattcatgataataaattatgaatcttaataagaactgttacgttattattaaatacgatatttaataataaccgttacaagTAAATGGTACAACACACACTACATCTTAACCTTTGtttctaaaacaaggaatattgaGCTTGAATTTATCCTTATTTTCTAATCATTCATATTATCTCTGattaactaaaaaaataaatctaagaAGACATAAGTCACCACCCACCTCTTTAAAGAATACTCAACAACATTAATTAGTCGTATGGAACTGCTTCAATAATTCATTATCGTATATTATGAGAGAGAATCTTATATGTAAAAATGTTAGTCTATGAGCAAATTTAATATATAAGACTCTTACTAATgcattatcttattggatgcttaGACGATCGCCTAGGCATTGGGATGATGGACTAGGTGAGGTCTTATAATTGGGCACAGCTTATACGCACGCCTAAGCTTAGGTGATATGCCTAAATTGATACTCATTTAATCTAACTAAGCATAATGTTAGTTTGATCAAACCAAATAACCCATCGCTTGCCCTCCTCACACGTGAGACCGACCCAGACCTCGTCTCCAGAATGCCCATCACTAGTGTTGATGAATGATTTCCTCCATCAAtcatcctttttctctttcttacCCCACTCAAGATCATCTTTGACCACTCAAAAAAAAGCCATCAACACCCACAACACTGGCTTCTCAAAGTTATCTGATATATCCTAACAATAGTCCATTGTTGCTTTGAATTGGAAACTCCTCTCAATGGGAGAGTTCCTTCTATCGCATGTATCACTAGAAAAGACAAACTAAAGGTAACACAAGGAGGAAACCTTAATTTGTTTTTCTCTATTCTTTTCTTGATGTTTACATGACACCCTACTGGTTTTCAACATTAATAACTTGTTGCTGGCACAATGACCTCCTTAAGCCTCTCATGAATGGATGTTATTTCCTGCTACTGCAAGGAAGATATCTTTGGATAGTAGGATACTAGAGTATGCATAACTTGAAGTTCTTGTCAGCATTAAGAGTTAATCATGCTTCCTCTATGTTAGCAAGTTTGAATGCCTCCTGAGGTCCAGCTACATAACCAACTTAGTTAACCAAATTCTTGATTTGGGTACTGCCACTACTATATGATATGAAGGATTGTTGCCTTTCTTTTCTGGGTTCAAGTGGTTTAATGGATGCTTGGTTCAATTGTGCCTTCCAACATTAATCCAAGGCCTATACAAGGAATCATCTTCTTGTTTAAATACCTAATTTGAAGTGTTCATATGTTCATCTATATGTTTGGGATTGTTATCATATCAGGCTCATTCCTCAACATTGGTCTGATCTATGCCCAACCATACCATAATTAAAACATAAATTTAGAAGATTTTTATAAGCCACGATTTGGAACAACTAGGAAAAATCAACCATGCAATGGTTTGGAGAATT encodes:
- the LOC135586271 gene encoding protein FREE1-like isoform X3, whose protein sequence is MQHGSDYSSYYAPQSPPPPTNPSSVPAELPPSTPIQQLYASAPPYSTDFPLAAAPGPAPSSYAPFSQNPEPASCLPPSVPSYGQPQSQLPPQFPSFPPYNSSSYPPETSPSPTASLYPHQQPSSVPYYPYDPNQLATGSHASPMNPISVPTSSPNPSSSLSSPYTSYNVSQQSSAMMPEQEAQSFNDNSGRYGASMNDGYGHSRSGFGQEFHEKNLYAGMHYDEFGPQDDGLGDGVYQYDGGRSEPYGSRGTVPTRSPTLFDDYGRSVSFPSVGNNQGGSVGKIVRAVPKEDMQPDVNNGQKFRVKLLLEGGEQNTMDVLCQIGLDGIRMLDPSTNRTLRIYPLETVTRWEVLDSSTFAFWSKSFVDIDPRRIRLQSNSYTTNTILDTVTAATVQLKEMGGNGSLTRGEEATDASKVSDQSVERKKSLVNWMNLIKPANEEKDHWVPDEAVSKCTSCGSDFGAFNRRHHCRNCGDIFCDKCTKGRIALTAEENAQQVRVCNRCMAEVSQRLSNAKEAVSKPAGLQSHEDLARRLQEELNKNRKSVPIS
- the LOC135586271 gene encoding protein FREE1-like isoform X2, whose translation is MQHGSDYSSYYAPQSPPPPTNPSSVPAELPPSTPIQQLYASAPPYSTDFPLAAAPGPAPSSYAPFSQNPEPASCLPPSVPSYGQPQSQLPPQFPSFPPYNSSSYPPETSPSPTASLYPHQQPSSVPYYPYDPNQLATGSHASPMNPISVPTSSPNPSSSLSSPYTSYNVSQQSSAMMPEQEAQSFNDNSGRYGASMNDGYGHSRSGFGQEFHEKNLYAGMHYDEFGPQDDGLGDGVYQYDGGRSEPYGSRGTVPTRSPTLFDDYGRSVSFPSVGNNQGGSVGKIVRAVPKEDMQPDVNNGQKFRVKLLLEGGEQNTMDVLCQIGLDGIRMLDPSTNRTLRIYPLETVTRWEVLDSSTFAFWSKSFVDIDPRRIRLQSNSYTTNTILDTVTAATVQLKEMGGNGSLTRGEEATDASKVSDQSVERKKSLVNWMNLIKPANEEKDHWVPDEAVSKCTSCGSDFGAFNRRHHCRNCGDIFCDKCTKGRIALTAEENAQQVRVCNRCMAEVSQRLSNAKEAVSKPAGLQSHEDLARRLQEELNKNRSNSDESWKPMREVACPICTVHLQVQVLASGSQTIECGVCQHPFLVSAD
- the LOC135586271 gene encoding protein FREE1-like isoform X1; this translates as MQHGSDYSSYYAPQSPPPPTNPSSVPAELPPSTPIQQLYASAPPYSTDFPLAAAPGPAPSSYAPFSQNPEPASCLPPSVPSYGQPQSQLPPQFPSFPPYNSSSYPPETSPSPTASLYPHQQPSSVPYYPYDPNQLATGSHASPMNPISVPTSSPNPSSSLSSPYTSYNVSQQSSAMMPEQEAQSFNDNSGRYGASMNDGYGHSRSGFGQEFHEKNLYAGMHYDEFGPQDDGLGDGVYQYDGGRSEPYGSRGTVPTRSPTLFDDYGRSVSFPSVGNNQGGSVGKIVRAVPKEDMQPDVNNGQKFRVKLLLEGGEQNTMDVLCQIGLDGIRMLDPSTNRTLRIYPLETVTRWEVLDSSTFAFWSKSFVDIDPRRIRLQSNSYTTNTILDTVTAATVQLKEMGGNGSLTRGEEATDASKVSDQSVERKKSLVNWMNLIKPANEEKDHWVPDEAVSKCTSCGSDFGAFNRRHHCRNCGDIFCDKCTKGRIALTAEENAQQVRVCNRCMAEVSQRLSNAKEAVSKPAGLQSHEDLARRLQEELNKNRKSGSNSDESWKPMREVACPICTVHLQVQVLASGSQTIECGVCQHPFLVSAD